The nucleotide window AACAACGAATGTTCTGGCCGTCAGCGCTTGGGCCTTTAAAGCCTCCAGCTCAAAATCAGCAGGCATCTCTGCGGCAATCACACCGGTGACATACTCCTCAAGCGGCACCCGCTCCACCTTTTTTTGCGCACTTCGATATACAGAAACCTCTACATCACTCTTCACGGTAGGCACCTCTTGTTTCTTAGTAGGTGCTGCTTTTGTAACCGTTAGCTGCTTCGTCTCTCCGTGAAACGGCACTACCAACGCACTTGGTACGATGATGACGAGCGCAGTTAAGCTAGACACGAGTGTAATTGCAAGTTTTGTCTTCATCGCTTTCCCTCCCACATACTCTCTACCCTTTAAATGTATGGAAGCGGACAAGCATTTAGAACAACTCAGCATTTTTTGGAAACAAAAGCATATTATCTCACATTTCTGACTATAACAGTAGTAGAGAAGAAAAGCGGCACCAGCTCGCTCAGGCGCAGAATCAGAGGTTCTCCGATCGAAAAGGCGCTTTTTGCCTTTATGGGCGGAGGTTCTCTGATGACAGCGCCTAGCTGGTGGAGCTGGACAGGAAGAAAAGCGGAAGGGGCTTGCTTAACTCCATAGGAAAGAGGTTCCCGGCACAAAAAGGCGCTTTTTGCCTTTATGGGCTGGGGTTCTCTGACCGGAGGAGTTAGCCGCTGGAGCTGGACAGGAAGAAAAGCGGCACCAGCTCGCTCAGGCGCACAAAAAAACAGCTTCCATGCTTTTCGGAAAAAACATAGAAGCTGCCTTGCGATTATGCATGAAGATCTGATACGGTTTGTGCCGTTTCTTCATTTTGTTCTGTTACGCGTTCCACATCGGCGCCAAGCGCTGCGAGTTTACCGTGGAAGTTTACGTAGCCACGGTCTAAGTGTTTAAGCTCAGTTACGCGTGTGTAGCCATCGGATACAAGACCCGCCAGAATCAACGCTGCACCGGCACGAAGATCCGTTGCGGCTACTTCTGCGCCTTGCAAATCACACGGTCCGTTCATGATGACAGAGCGACCTTCAATTTTAATATCAGCATTCATACGACGGAACTCTTCTACATGCATGAAGCGATTTTCGAATACAGTTTCCGTAATCATGCTTGTGCCTTCTGCTTTTAGAAGAAGAGCCATCATCTGTGCTTGCATATCAGTTGGGAAGCCTGGGTGCGGCATCGTTTTGATGTCCACAGCTTTTAAGCGATCAGGACCGATTACACGCAAACCGTCTTCTTCCTCAATAATGGTAATACCCATTTCTTGCATTTTTGCTGTGACAGGACGCAAATGCTCAGGTACTGCATTTTCTATGAGAACATTCCCACCTGTAATCGCCGCAGCAACCATAAATGTGCCTGCTTCAATACGGTCAGGAATAACATGGTGATGTGTACCGAATAGCTTTGAAACGCCGTCAATGCGAATTGTTCCCGTACCTGCGCCACGTACTTTTCCACCCATCGCGTTCAAGAAGTTCGCAAGATCCACAATCTCCGGCTCTTTTGCCGCATTTTCAATGATTGTCGTACCTTTTGCCAACACAGCCGCTGACATGATGTTTTCCGTTGCACCTACACTTGGAAAGTCTAAGTAAATTTTTGCTCCATGTAACTCTCCATCCACATATGCCTCTACAAATCCATTTCCAACCTTAACTTTTGCACCCATCGCTTCAAAGCCTTTAAGGTGCTGGTCGATTGGACGAGATCCGATTGCACAGCCGCCAGGCAAAGCAATGCGCGCGTGTCCTTTACGTGCCAAAAGTGGTCCCATAACTTGAACGGATGCACGCATTTTGCGCACGTACTCAAACGGCGCCTCCACGTTTAGCTCTTTCGATGCATCAATGATTACTTGGCCATCTGCGAATACGACATCAGCATTTAAATGACGCAATACTTCATTAATTGTGTATACATCGGATAGAGCCGGCACATCAGATATGATATTTTTCCCGTCACTTGCTAATAAGGTTGCAGCAAGTATCGGCAAAACGGCGTTCTTTGCGCCTTCTACGCGCACAGTACCATTCAGCCGGCCACCGCCACGGACAATGATTTTTTCCAAATTATTCCCCTCCGTGTCTTCAATTTCCTAAATCATCTATCAATACTCTGACGTAATTATTGGTGTGCCAACCACTACAGTCGTTTTGTCGCCTACAGTACGCAGTGCGACTTGTACGTTCATTTTCTCTTTGTTTATAGAAAGGGCGTCATTCCACTTCCCAGTATATGCGGAAACCGTGACGAATGCTCTTTCCTGCAAAGTCTCAATGGGCTTAGCTTCTAAGTCTTCCAATATTTTTGTTGCTTTATTTTGCAAAACACCTTCAATCTTATCACCCCAAACGGCTCGAACACAAGTGTAAATTGTCGGTTTTTGACTAAAAATTTTATCCATTTTCGCAACAATTCCCTCGTCCCACTTTTTCCCTTTTACCTCATAAATAATAAAGGTTTTATGTGTAGTATGAGCGTTTGTCCACGTTACTACAAGCCGTTCTTGACGATTTGAAAACTTTTTTATTGCGGTTGCCTTCATGCCCTGCTCTGCATTTTCCACATACCAATCCGCACCGTCCGTTTGCGCCTTTAAACGCTCCAGCAGCTTTTGAAATGTATGTACATCACTTACTTCATCACTTTCTTCCTTAGCAAGCAAGCTCCACTCTTGTATATGTGCTCCGTTCTTCTCTAAAACGGCTTGTATTTGTGTTATTTTTTTCTCCGGCTTTACAGCCTGTATTTGCTG belongs to Ectobacillus sp. JY-23 and includes:
- a CDS encoding YwmB family TATA-box binding protein — protein: MNRLVHLFIAMFFVMGIVGYQQIQAVKPEKKITQIQAVLEKNGAHIQEWSLLAKEESDEVSDVHTFQKLLERLKAQTDGADWYVENAEQGMKATAIKKFSNRQERLVVTWTNAHTTHKTFIIYEVKGKKWDEGIVAKMDKIFSQKPTIYTCVRAVWGDKIEGVLQNKATKILEDLEAKPIETLQERAFVTVSAYTGKWNDALSINKEKMNVQVALRTVGDKTTVVVGTPIITSEY
- the murA gene encoding UDP-N-acetylglucosamine 1-carboxyvinyltransferase, which translates into the protein MEKIIVRGGGRLNGTVRVEGAKNAVLPILAATLLASDGKNIISDVPALSDVYTINEVLRHLNADVVFADGQVIIDASKELNVEAPFEYVRKMRASVQVMGPLLARKGHARIALPGGCAIGSRPIDQHLKGFEAMGAKVKVGNGFVEAYVDGELHGAKIYLDFPSVGATENIMSAAVLAKGTTIIENAAKEPEIVDLANFLNAMGGKVRGAGTGTIRIDGVSKLFGTHHHVIPDRIEAGTFMVAAAITGGNVLIENAVPEHLRPVTAKMQEMGITIIEEEDGLRVIGPDRLKAVDIKTMPHPGFPTDMQAQMMALLLKAEGTSMITETVFENRFMHVEEFRRMNADIKIEGRSVIMNGPCDLQGAEVAATDLRAGAALILAGLVSDGYTRVTELKHLDRGYVNFHGKLAALGADVERVTEQNEETAQTVSDLHA